A single Arcobacter sp. FWKO B DNA region contains:
- a CDS encoding ABC transporter substrate-binding protein, with protein MKIVFFVLIIVSFLHSLTVKDMFNREVEIKNNEKIVAKGPGALRLISYMNMQDKLVGIEKLELDLDIKSPYRATLDKDKISSLPIIGEGGAGKLPNLEKLIEISPDIIFTSFLSQDQINLITQKTKIPVIALSYGSNYGGENNLQKLQAIKDSLQLIGIVMGDITRANLVVDFMSKQEKILSTLINTNQKCYIGAIGYKGARGITSTESHYPSFELLGINNSIKLSKNGHAQIALEELIIDNPDTIFLDLLGKKIVDDEIKDKSSLYQNLNAVKTNKVFWLYPYNFYNTNIENVYLNSFIIASHLGADIDIEAKKDEIYNIFLGQNSIKFKKHYLPKFEY; from the coding sequence ATGAAAATTGTTTTTTTTGTTTTAATTATAGTGTCTTTTTTACATAGTTTAACTGTAAAAGATATGTTTAATAGAGAAGTTGAAATTAAAAACAATGAAAAAATTGTTGCAAAAGGACCTGGTGCATTAAGACTTATTAGCTATATGAATATGCAAGACAAACTTGTCGGAATAGAAAAATTAGAACTTGATTTAGATATAAAATCTCCATACAGAGCAACGCTAGACAAAGATAAAATATCTTCACTTCCTATCATAGGAGAAGGTGGAGCTGGAAAACTTCCAAATCTTGAAAAACTTATTGAAATATCACCAGATATAATTTTTACCTCTTTTTTAAGTCAAGACCAAATTAATCTAATAACTCAAAAAACAAAAATACCTGTTATTGCACTAAGTTATGGCTCTAACTATGGAGGTGAAAACAATTTACAAAAGCTTCAAGCGATAAAAGACTCACTTCAACTTATTGGTATTGTAATGGGTGATATAACAAGAGCAAATTTAGTTGTGGACTTTATGTCAAAGCAAGAGAAAATATTATCAACACTAATAAATACAAATCAAAAGTGTTATATAGGAGCTATTGGATACAAAGGGGCTAGAGGTATTACAAGTACAGAAAGTCACTATCCATCATTTGAACTACTTGGAATCAATAATTCTATAAAACTATCTAAAAATGGACATGCTCAAATTGCACTTGAAGAATTGATCATAGATAACCCAGATACAATTTTCTTGGATCTTTTAGGGAAAAAAATTGTTGATGATGAAATCAAAGATAAATCTAGCCTCTATCAAAACCTTAATGCTGTAAAAACAAATAAGGTTTTTTGGCTTTATCCATACAATTTTTATAATACAAATATTGAAAATGTTTACCTAAATAGCTTTATCATTGCTTCACACCTTGGTGCTGATATTGATATAGAAGCAAAAAAAGATGAAATTTATAATATATTCTTAGGTCAAAATAGTATAAAATTCAAAAAACACTATTTACCAAAATTTGAATATTAA
- a CDS encoding hydrogenase small subunit — translation MIDKREALVKLFSAKGARVDTNKGEEYYNNLQTLMENRLNELEKAEGAYKTNIHTILEANGLSRRDFMKWASAACAMLMLPASFVPTVARAAELMNRVPIIWLELQDCAGNTEAILRSDAPTIDELLLDIVSLEFNHTIQAAAGHEAEKHLDEAIETFKGKFLCVVEGSIPRAMNGLYGTIGPHGETFEEHLLRVSAKSAAVVAVGTCATFGGVPAASPNPTGAVGVQDIVKNKPVINIPACPANPANITGTILHFVLTGQVPALDHLNRPKFAFGYRIHDNCERRAHFDAGHFVESWGDHGAKHNWCLYKMGCKGPMTFNNCSIVRYNEAVNWPIGAGHGCIGCSEPDFWDKYATERPISASRIKAPTGGVESSVDEFGLGLLTAAAIGIGIHATASIVAGKKGDSNE, via the coding sequence ATGATAGACAAAAGGGAAGCCCTTGTTAAGCTATTTAGCGCAAAAGGGGCAAGGGTCGATACAAACAAAGGTGAAGAGTACTACAACAATCTACAAACGCTAATGGAAAATAGATTGAATGAACTCGAAAAAGCTGAAGGTGCATATAAAACAAATATTCATACAATCTTAGAAGCTAATGGCTTAAGTAGAAGAGATTTTATGAAGTGGGCAAGTGCAGCTTGTGCTATGCTTATGCTTCCAGCTTCTTTTGTACCTACAGTTGCAAGAGCTGCTGAACTTATGAATAGAGTTCCTATCATCTGGCTAGAACTTCAAGATTGTGCTGGAAATACTGAAGCAATACTAAGAAGTGATGCTCCAACTATTGATGAGCTATTGCTTGATATTGTTTCTTTGGAATTTAACCACACAATACAAGCTGCTGCTGGGCACGAGGCTGAAAAGCACCTTGATGAAGCCATAGAAACATTTAAAGGAAAGTTTTTATGCGTTGTAGAAGGCTCAATTCCTAGGGCTATGAATGGACTATATGGTACTATAGGACCTCATGGTGAGACTTTTGAAGAACACCTTTTAAGAGTATCTGCAAAAAGTGCAGCGGTTGTTGCAGTAGGAACATGTGCTACATTTGGTGGAGTTCCAGCAGCAAGCCCAAATCCAACAGGAGCAGTAGGTGTACAAGATATAGTAAAAAACAAACCAGTTATCAATATCCCAGCATGTCCAGCAAACCCTGCAAATATCACGGGAACAATACTACATTTTGTACTAACTGGGCAAGTTCCAGCATTAGATCATCTAAATCGTCCGAAATTTGCGTTTGGTTATAGAATCCACGACAACTGTGAAAGAAGAGCACACTTTGATGCTGGACACTTTGTAGAGTCTTGGGGTGATCATGGTGCGAAACACAACTGGTGTCTATACAAAATGGGATGTAAAGGTCCTATGACATTTAATAACTGCTCAATCGTAAGATACAACGAAGCAGTCAACTGGCCAATAGGTGCAGGACATGGATGTATAGGATGTAGTGAGCCAGATTTTTGGGACAAATATGCAACAGAGAGACCAATATCAGCTTCAAGAATCAAAGCACCAACTGGTGGAGTTGAAAGTAGCGTAGATGAATTTGGTTTAGGATTATTAACAGCAGCTGCCATAGGTATAGGAATACACGCAACAGCAAGTATAGTAGCAGGTAAAAAAGGAGATTCAAATGAGTAA
- a CDS encoding nickel-dependent hydrogenase large subunit: MSKHLIVDPITRIEGHLRIEAVIDDNNVITDAYASSTMFRGIETILKGRDPRDAGMLTMRICGVCTGTHYQRSIEAVEHAFDVTIPKNARLVRNLMQGALYIHDHVIHFYHLHGLDWVDITSALKADPKKAVEESFKWCKTPYGVGESELIQIQERLTKFVKEGRLGIFANAYWGNKNYKLSPEQNLIATAHYLQALDLQRDAAKLMAIFGGKMPHPQSIVVGGVTCVQDIQNPARIALFKTLLKKFNHFIKTAYLPDVYMAGSVYVSEALDGTGAGLKNYLCYGDFKLDDTGFYQAANLFPSGVVLNGDLSKVYPFDQSKVTEDVTHAWYEASGPQHPFDGTTNPKYTGLEKKADGYAYLKTKEKYSWIKSPIYDNQRVEVGPLARMVVGVAAGDERITKYVTNFLATLGEKLGLGGPAPTAALFSTIGRTAARAIETELMGDVMVDWIDELAANAASGDLHTWTKFDFNAVSKDAKGYGLAEAPRGGLGHWVKIKDGKIENYQAVVPSTWNAAPRDNEGRMGAYEAALIGTKVADVNQPLEILRTIHSFDPCIACAVHIIDTKGKELGRFKVGTNCAI; this comes from the coding sequence ATGAGTAAACATCTAATAGTAGATCCAATAACAAGGATAGAAGGACATTTAAGAATAGAAGCAGTTATTGATGATAACAATGTAATAACAGATGCTTATGCTAGTTCGACTATGTTTAGGGGGATTGAGACTATTTTAAAAGGTCGTGATCCTAGAGATGCTGGTATGCTTACTATGAGAATTTGTGGGGTTTGTACAGGTACACATTATCAAAGAAGTATAGAAGCTGTTGAGCATGCTTTTGATGTAACGATACCTAAAAATGCAAGATTGGTAAGAAATCTTATGCAAGGTGCTTTATATATTCATGACCATGTTATTCATTTTTATCATCTTCATGGGCTTGATTGGGTTGATATTACAAGTGCATTGAAAGCTGACCCTAAAAAAGCAGTTGAAGAGTCATTTAAATGGTGTAAAACTCCTTATGGTGTAGGTGAGAGTGAGCTTATCCAAATCCAAGAAAGACTTACAAAGTTCGTCAAAGAGGGAAGATTGGGGATTTTTGCAAATGCTTATTGGGGTAACAAAAATTACAAACTAAGCCCAGAACAAAATCTAATAGCAACAGCTCACTATCTTCAAGCACTTGACCTTCAAAGAGATGCAGCAAAACTTATGGCTATTTTTGGCGGTAAAATGCCTCATCCTCAAAGTATAGTTGTTGGAGGGGTAACTTGTGTTCAAGATATCCAAAATCCTGCAAGAATTGCACTATTTAAAACGCTACTTAAAAAGTTCAATCATTTTATCAAAACTGCATATTTACCTGATGTTTATATGGCTGGTAGTGTATATGTGAGTGAGGCACTTGATGGTACTGGTGCTGGACTTAAAAACTATCTATGTTATGGGGATTTTAAACTTGATGATACAGGTTTTTATCAAGCTGCAAATCTTTTCCCTAGTGGAGTAGTATTAAATGGAGATTTGAGTAAAGTTTATCCATTTGATCAATCAAAAGTAACAGAAGATGTAACTCACGCTTGGTATGAAGCAAGTGGACCACAACATCCATTTGATGGTACTACAAATCCTAAATATACAGGATTAGAGAAAAAAGCAGATGGTTATGCATACTTAAAAACAAAAGAAAAATATAGCTGGATAAAATCTCCAATTTATGACAACCAAAGAGTAGAAGTAGGGCCACTAGCTAGAATGGTAGTTGGTGTGGCTGCTGGTGATGAGAGAATCACTAAGTATGTGACAAATTTCTTGGCAACTTTGGGTGAAAAACTAGGTCTAGGCGGTCCAGCTCCAACTGCAGCACTTTTTTCTACAATAGGAAGAACAGCAGCAAGAGCTATAGAAACTGAGCTTATGGGTGATGTGATGGTTGATTGGATAGATGAATTAGCTGCAAATGCTGCATCTGGGGATCTTCATACTTGGACGAAATTTGACTTCAATGCGGTAAGCAAAGATGCAAAAGGATATGGTCTAGCTGAAGCTCCTAGAGGTGGACTAGGTCACTGGGTAAAAATCAAAGATGGCAAAATAGAAAACTATCAAGCAGTAGTTCCAAGTACTTGGAATGCAGCACCAAGAGATAATGAAGGAAGAATGGGAGCATACGAAGCTGCACTTATTGGTACAAAAGTAGCTGATGTAAACCAACCTTTGGAGATATTACGAACTATACATAGTTTTGACCCTTGTATTGCGTGTGCTGTGCATATTATTGATACAAAAGGGAAAGAGTTGGGTAGATTTAAAGTCGGGACAAACTGTGCAATATAA
- a CDS encoding cytochrome b/b6 domain-containing protein has product MAYNKIKRMTAFMRINHWVVAICMVAAVITGLYIANPYYQSMIAEDSAYTFVMAWNRWIHFMAAIIFDVSSIVIAYLYFFSRFEKPYKKLIPNAQNIKEFWEVFVNLITLNRVKRFDSSHSDSFNVVFFTVFHLMLLWMLLTGLQLYVHGLASGQSSIGAWWPWMLHLFTDWTVWATGGTYMDVRISHHVTMYAIIVWVMFHIYYQVWRTIFWKEGDINIVFGGDKFVKEDK; this is encoded by the coding sequence ATGGCTTACAATAAAATAAAAAGAATGACAGCCTTTATGAGGATAAATCATTGGGTTGTAGCAATTTGTATGGTTGCAGCTGTTATTACGGGTCTTTATATTGCTAATCCTTATTATCAAAGTATGATTGCTGAGGATTCAGCATATACTTTTGTGATGGCTTGGAATAGATGGATTCACTTTATGGCTGCTATTATATTTGATGTTAGTAGTATAGTTATAGCTTATTTGTATTTTTTCTCAAGATTTGAAAAACCATACAAAAAGCTTATCCCTAATGCTCAAAATATCAAAGAGTTTTGGGAAGTTTTTGTTAATCTTATCACATTAAATAGAGTTAAAAGATTTGATTCAAGTCATAGTGATAGTTTCAATGTGGTATTTTTTACAGTATTTCACCTTATGCTTCTTTGGATGCTTCTTACTGGGCTTCAGCTTTATGTGCATGGACTTGCATCTGGACAAAGCTCTATTGGTGCTTGGTGGCCATGGATGCTACATCTTTTTACTGACTGGACTGTATGGGCTACTGGTGGTACATATATGGATGTAAGAATATCTCACCATGTGACAATGTATGCTATAATCGTATGGGTAATGTTCCATATTTATTATCAAGTATGGAGAACTATTTTTTGGAAAGAGGGTGATATCAACATCGTTTTTGGTGGAGATAAATTCGTGAAAGAAGATAAATAG
- a CDS encoding HyaD/HybD family hydrogenase maturation endopeptidase: protein MQKTTAIVGAGTIIFKDEGVGVYAQRYLEENYLFGEDVTLVDGGVLGFQLMTYYSEYDNVLILDTISMDDKAGSIYSIPADELLGLGSYKQNAHEVEIVEMLEICSLLDKMANVHIVGIVPKDIESVEIDLTSDIRLKFDEFVSSALKQLDIMGVAYTKKDKYTNLDEIINIYSNPQLLREL, encoded by the coding sequence ATGCAAAAAACCACAGCGATAGTAGGTGCTGGGACTATTATTTTTAAAGATGAAGGTGTTGGAGTTTATGCTCAGAGATATCTTGAAGAGAATTATCTCTTTGGTGAAGATGTAACTTTGGTAGATGGTGGTGTTCTTGGTTTTCAACTTATGACATACTATAGCGAGTATGATAATGTCTTGATACTTGATACTATAAGTATGGATGATAAGGCAGGTAGCATTTATAGTATACCAGCAGATGAGCTTTTGGGGCTTGGAAGCTACAAACAAAATGCTCATGAGGTAGAAATAGTCGAGATGTTGGAGATTTGTTCACTACTAGATAAAATGGCAAATGTTCATATTGTTGGGATTGTTCCAAAAGATATAGAAAGTGTTGAGATTGATTTGACCTCTGATATCCGCTTGAAATTTGATGAGTTTGTATCATCAGCTTTGAAACAGTTAGATATTATGGGCGTAGCTTACACAAAAAAAGATAAATATACAAATTTAGATGAAATAATAAATATATATTCAAACCCACAACTTTTAAGAGAATTATAA
- a CDS encoding hydrogenase, translating into MAIQQTIEYKSTNNYFAGFLQALINEAQINASVDFDGKTITLKLDDTNQEKLELFSNLCNKYLPYSLFLGDITTTQENLDITPTHLKSDDYNIALCPKCLEMISNPSSNSYLDDSIVCNHYSNEGISTQDYTTFSPHYSEGCSVLLTDASKVDDLFIMTDEEKKALFSIEKPSIKVTIADETLKELTGKNYIWIKSPSTIKSTLVALNAKDSGVAYLFFDDNYENKAVVIQKNITFLQNPLKILENLDNDSVINKFLNIKQEAKFDKAIGAVLPKNKPLSFLLHDGKTTHEIIKFNPFDLQSVMMSLRNDENKSKLITNFEAKFPHIIEALNQSNTTDFFEAIAIILELENGSFDEVSDTSCGFRGNGGLKLDTNFADGGMDYSSFLSTLMSFKLADTPDIYLAYSVYESIADMVISILSQLKDRYKIEHFIMMGDMLENSVVYSRILSKFAMSNPYFSKEIGIK; encoded by the coding sequence ATGGCGATACAACAAACAATAGAATATAAAAGTACAAACAATTATTTTGCAGGATTTTTACAAGCACTTATAAATGAAGCTCAAATAAATGCAAGTGTAGATTTTGATGGTAAAACAATCACTTTGAAACTTGATGACACAAACCAAGAGAAACTAGAATTATTTTCAAATCTTTGTAATAAATATCTTCCATATTCTTTGTTTTTGGGAGATATTACCACAACACAAGAAAATCTTGATATCACACCAACTCACTTAAAAAGTGATGATTATAATATCGCTCTTTGTCCTAAATGTTTGGAGATGATTTCAAACCCATCAAGCAACAGCTATCTTGATGATAGTATAGTTTGTAATCACTACAGTAATGAAGGAATATCTACACAAGACTATACCACATTTTCACCCCACTATAGCGAGGGGTGTAGTGTACTGCTTACAGATGCGTCAAAAGTAGATGATTTATTTATAATGACAGATGAGGAGAAAAAAGCACTCTTTAGTATAGAAAAACCATCTATCAAAGTGACCATTGCAGATGAGACTCTAAAAGAACTAACAGGCAAAAACTACATCTGGATAAAATCACCAAGTACCATAAAAAGTACACTTGTAGCACTAAATGCAAAAGATAGTGGTGTGGCATATTTATTTTTTGATGATAACTATGAAAACAAAGCAGTAGTTATCCAAAAAAATATCACATTTTTACAAAATCCGTTGAAAATACTTGAAAATTTAGATAATGATAGTGTAATAAATAAGTTTTTAAATATCAAACAAGAAGCTAAATTTGATAAAGCCATAGGTGCAGTCTTGCCTAAAAATAAGCCACTTAGTTTTCTGCTTCACGATGGTAAAACAACTCACGAAATAATCAAATTCAACCCTTTTGATTTGCAAAGTGTGATGATGAGTTTGAGAAATGATGAAAATAAATCAAAACTAATAACAAACTTTGAAGCCAAATTTCCACATATCATAGAGGCACTAAATCAAAGTAATACTACTGATTTTTTTGAAGCTATTGCTATTATTTTAGAGCTTGAAAATGGTAGTTTTGATGAGGTGAGTGATACATCATGTGGATTTAGAGGAAATGGCGGATTGAAACTTGATACAAATTTCGCTGATGGTGGGATGGATTATTCTTCATTCTTGAGTACTCTTATGAGCTTCAAACTAGCAGATACTCCAGATATATACCTAGCATATAGCGTATATGAATCCATAGCTGATATGGTCATCTCAATACTAAGCCAGCTAAAAGATAGGTACAAAATAGAGCATTTTATCATGATGGGTGATATGCTTGAAAACAGCGTAGTTTATAGCAGAATTTTAAGCAAATTCGCCATGAGCAATCCTTACTTTTCCAAAGAAATAGGGATAAAATAA
- a CDS encoding type II toxin-antitoxin system VapC family toxin: protein MKIFLDANICLDLLDTTRPTAKESIKWYMLNKDDKSKEFYFSGDFITTFYYILTQKRKLSPIDVINAIDALCSEIEPIYLNHSDFITAKNSFTQAIFDDFEDLIVLQSCIRNACEQFITNDKKLLELSVFGNTDICKP, encoded by the coding sequence ATGAAAATATTTCTTGATGCAAATATTTGTTTGGATTTGCTTGATACCACAAGACCAACAGCTAAAGAATCAATAAAATGGTACATGCTTAACAAAGATGATAAATCAAAAGAGTTTTATTTTTCAGGTGATTTTATTACTACTTTTTACTATATTTTGACTCAAAAAAGAAAATTATCTCCAATTGATGTCATAAATGCAATAGATGCTTTATGCTCTGAAATAGAGCCTATATATTTAAACCACAGTGATTTTATTACTGCAAAGAATAGCTTTACACAAGCTATATTTGATGATTTTGAAGATTTAATAGTACTTCAAAGTTGTATAAGAAATGCTTGTGAACAATTTATAACAAATGACAAAAAGCTTCTTGAACTCTCTGTTTTTGGGAATACAGATATTTGTAAACCTTAA